A single window of Granulicella sibirica DNA harbors:
- a CDS encoding VOC family protein: MASITGFGGIFLRANDPKALYAWYEQHLGLTKPDGAFAFPVPTQHPQIVFSLFKQDNDYFPPAQKAMLNLQVDDLDGVMDRLIAEGVTVDPERASYDFGKFGWLTDPEGNRVELWQPA, encoded by the coding sequence ATGGCTTCCATCACTGGATTTGGCGGTATCTTTTTGCGAGCGAACGATCCGAAGGCCCTGTATGCCTGGTACGAGCAGCATCTCGGTCTGACAAAGCCCGACGGAGCCTTTGCGTTTCCTGTGCCGACGCAACATCCCCAGATTGTCTTCTCCCTTTTCAAACAGGACAATGACTACTTCCCGCCGGCCCAGAAGGCGATGCTCAATCTACAGGTAGATGACCTGGATGGCGTGATGGACCGTTTGATCGCGGAAGGTGTCACGGTCGATCCGGAACGGGCGAGCTATGACTTTGGAAAGTTCGGGTGGCTGACGGATCCGGAAGGAAATCGTGTCGAGCTGTGGCAGCCCGCCTAA
- a CDS encoding DUF4199 domain-containing protein: protein MKKTVLTFGLISGVMISVLMGTSLIFASKLGSAHSMVLGYTNMVASFLLVYFGVRSYRDNTPGGQISFGRAFACGILITLICSVFYVGMWEILYFNFMPHFMDSYFAAQIHMVQSSGLDPTAAAAKVAAIQRSQQLYQNPFVNMAYTFMEPLPVGLIITLISAAILRRKGAAEPSAAMMTTNQEAGA, encoded by the coding sequence ATGAAGAAAACCGTCCTCACCTTCGGGCTCATCTCCGGCGTCATGATCTCCGTCCTGATGGGCACCTCGCTGATCTTCGCGAGCAAGCTTGGCTCAGCCCACAGCATGGTTCTCGGCTACACCAACATGGTGGCGTCATTCCTACTGGTCTACTTCGGAGTCCGCAGCTACCGCGACAACACGCCTGGGGGCCAAATCTCCTTTGGGCGGGCCTTTGCCTGCGGCATCCTGATCACGCTCATCTGCAGCGTCTTCTACGTCGGGATGTGGGAGATTCTCTATTTCAACTTCATGCCCCACTTCATGGACAGCTACTTCGCCGCGCAGATTCACATGGTCCAGTCCTCGGGACTTGACCCGACCGCCGCAGCCGCTAAGGTCGCTGCCATCCAGCGCTCTCAGCAGCTCTACCAGAACCCTTTTGTGAACATGGCTTACACCTTCATGGAGCCTCTGCCGGTCGGCCTTATCATTACTCTGATCTCGGCAGCCATCCTTCGCCGCAAGGGCGCCGCTGAACCGTCTGCCGCTATGATGACAACAAATCAAGAGGCCGGGGCGTAG
- a CDS encoding response regulator transcription factor — protein sequence MKAWVRAGVDILLHNAIMKRHVLIFGVVGGVLIATLQYTEYRFIVIEHSVELYGALVALLFSAFGIWLGLRITRGRETIRETVVVREVVVPAQAPAAEPFAPDTAQQQTTGITARELEILNLVALGLSNREIARQLFVSENTVKTHCARAFDKLGAARRTQAVLRGKELGLLP from the coding sequence ATGAAGGCGTGGGTTCGGGCCGGTGTGGATATACTTCTTCACAACGCCATCATGAAGCGCCACGTCCTCATCTTCGGTGTCGTCGGCGGCGTGCTGATCGCCACGCTGCAGTACACCGAATACCGATTCATCGTCATCGAGCACTCCGTCGAGCTGTACGGTGCGCTTGTGGCTTTGCTGTTCTCGGCTTTTGGGATCTGGCTTGGCCTTCGCATCACGCGTGGCCGTGAGACCATCCGGGAAACGGTCGTGGTGAGGGAGGTGGTTGTGCCGGCTCAGGCCCCTGCTGCCGAACCGTTTGCTCCCGATACTGCTCAGCAGCAGACCACCGGCATCACGGCGCGCGAGCTTGAGATTCTCAACCTGGTCGCGCTGGGGCTGAGCAATCGCGAGATCGCGAGGCAGCTCTTCGTCTCGGAGAACACAGTCAAGACACACTGTGCCCGCGCTTTCGACAAGCTTGGAGCCGCGCGCCGGACCCAGGCTGTTCTCCGGGGCAAAGAACTGGGGCTCCTGCCGTGA
- a CDS encoding 3-keto-disaccharide hydrolase translates to MKTKILFVSLLATSLASPLFAQDVKEFLGRWDMTVTPATGKPYPQWIELTEDGGKIEGRVQPRGGAWHPITDAHIASGKLVVVVGDAGAGSALTWELTSPSAGKLAGVEKKGDVDGPMLAGVKAPLIDRPVPKEWTKPRALFDGKDLKGWEPIGNVENNKWVARDGELVNDNPEVPGQRGHGAANIMTTEKFQDFKLHIEVNCPEGGNSGIYLRGRYELQVGTEGGKLPSHEMGAIYSYFPPPEGAQNGLGKWTTFDVTLVGRHVTVLRDGKMYHDNVEIPGPTGGALDSNEAEPGPFYLQGDHHGVIQYRNITISVPKK, encoded by the coding sequence GTGAAAACGAAGATCCTGTTTGTCTCTCTCCTGGCGACCTCGCTCGCCTCGCCGCTCTTCGCGCAAGATGTGAAAGAGTTCCTCGGTCGTTGGGATATGACGGTCACTCCCGCCACCGGCAAACCGTATCCGCAATGGATCGAGCTTACGGAGGACGGCGGGAAGATCGAAGGCCGGGTTCAGCCGCGGGGTGGTGCATGGCATCCGATCACGGACGCTCATATCGCGTCGGGCAAGCTGGTTGTTGTCGTTGGGGATGCGGGGGCGGGCTCGGCGCTTACGTGGGAGCTCACGTCTCCGAGCGCGGGCAAGCTGGCGGGCGTCGAGAAGAAGGGTGACGTTGACGGGCCGATGCTCGCCGGGGTGAAGGCGCCCCTGATCGATCGGCCAGTGCCGAAGGAGTGGACCAAACCCAGGGCGCTCTTCGACGGCAAGGACCTCAAAGGCTGGGAGCCGATCGGCAATGTCGAGAACAACAAGTGGGTGGCCCGGGATGGGGAACTGGTGAATGACAATCCGGAGGTGCCCGGTCAGCGGGGGCATGGGGCTGCCAACATCATGACCACGGAGAAGTTCCAGGATTTCAAGCTGCATATCGAGGTGAACTGCCCGGAGGGTGGAAACAGCGGCATCTACCTGCGCGGACGGTACGAGTTGCAGGTGGGGACCGAAGGCGGCAAGCTGCCATCGCATGAGATGGGCGCGATCTACAGCTACTTTCCGCCGCCAGAGGGTGCGCAGAATGGTCTGGGAAAGTGGACGACCTTCGACGTCACGCTGGTGGGCAGGCATGTAACGGTTTTGCGCGATGGCAAGATGTATCACGACAACGTCGAGATTCCCGGGCCGACCGGGGGAGCGCTGGATAGCAATGAGGCTGAGCCTGGGCCTTTCTACCTGCAGGGGGATCACCACGGGGTGATCCAGTACCGGAATATCACCATCTCCGTTCCAAAGAAGTAA
- a CDS encoding PP2C family protein-serine/threonine phosphatase, with product MTKWRMAGLCLALILASGSTELQAQARPAVFDATRLAVPRDLDDGWLAQPGDSASYAEPGFDDSTWAAFDLHRSLSAFLHGAHPPIVWYRVRLRVDPAQTGIALREETLARAFEIYVNGERLMASGQVAPLRPYTYNAPILVRIPDRMVATGHLVVAVRAGIAKEEWGLEFPGLSTGNLTLGPDGALADKDWLEVIGENFGSMVDSVTTVALGLVALALFLSQRRHREYLWIFGLGMVSLAELPVRVISLFHNIPIGWRFLNAGFTIFLPFLTAAMYFAFVSVRIGRKFRVFLWIAGLLNAYSNLANQGLLPNLPGSYGLLTNLLFVALLAAVIPIVLGVHLRRGNREAGILLIPAIAFSLYIYANYALALLFNIPGWSAAARRGLNLIQRFPAGPFAISLNDVSGILSTIALSIIMVLRASRTSRVQAQLEGELEAAREVQQVILPEQIELVPGFAIESVYVPAQQVGGDFFQIVPIAGGGLLLVIGDVAGKGLPAAMLVSVVVGAIRATAEFTHNPQEILASLNERLLGRSRGGFSTALAAYFSPDGFVEIANAGHLSPYIDGQELDLEGALPLGILSRSAFPVRRVLLPEGSRVTFYSDGVVEAQNGEGELFGFDRSQKIATHPATEIAAAAKHFGQSDDITVVAITRTTPVAIHVAA from the coding sequence ATGACCAAGTGGCGAATGGCCGGACTGTGTCTCGCTCTCATCCTGGCTTCCGGCTCGACGGAACTTCAGGCGCAGGCCCGGCCAGCGGTCTTCGACGCCACGCGGCTTGCTGTCCCGCGCGACCTCGATGACGGCTGGCTGGCGCAGCCCGGCGACAGTGCCTCCTATGCCGAGCCGGGTTTCGACGATTCCACGTGGGCTGCGTTCGACCTGCATCGTTCTCTTTCGGCGTTCCTTCACGGGGCGCATCCGCCGATCGTGTGGTATCGGGTCCGCCTGCGGGTCGATCCAGCCCAGACGGGTATCGCGTTGCGGGAAGAGACGCTCGCCCGCGCCTTTGAGATCTATGTGAACGGAGAACGGCTGATGGCCTCAGGCCAGGTCGCTCCGCTCCGCCCCTACACCTACAACGCCCCGATCCTTGTACGCATTCCGGATCGCATGGTCGCGACTGGGCACCTGGTTGTGGCGGTGCGCGCCGGCATCGCGAAGGAGGAGTGGGGCCTCGAATTTCCCGGACTCTCGACCGGTAATCTTACGCTCGGTCCGGACGGGGCACTGGCGGACAAGGACTGGCTCGAAGTTATTGGCGAGAATTTCGGGAGCATGGTGGATTCGGTTACCACGGTCGCCCTGGGTTTGGTTGCACTGGCGCTGTTTCTTTCTCAGCGGCGTCATCGCGAATACCTGTGGATCTTCGGCCTTGGGATGGTGTCGCTGGCTGAACTTCCTGTCCGGGTCATTTCCCTCTTTCATAACATTCCGATCGGGTGGCGATTCCTGAATGCCGGCTTCACGATCTTCTTGCCCTTTCTCACCGCCGCGATGTATTTCGCCTTCGTCAGTGTCAGGATCGGTCGGAAGTTCCGCGTCTTTCTGTGGATTGCAGGGCTGCTGAATGCTTACAGCAATCTGGCGAACCAGGGTCTTCTGCCAAACTTACCGGGCAGCTACGGGTTGCTGACCAATCTGTTGTTCGTGGCCCTGCTGGCGGCAGTGATTCCGATCGTTCTCGGAGTACATCTTCGTCGCGGCAACCGAGAGGCGGGCATCCTGCTCATCCCGGCGATTGCCTTCAGCCTGTATATCTACGCCAACTACGCGCTGGCGCTGCTGTTTAACATTCCGGGTTGGAGCGCGGCGGCGCGGCGCGGTCTAAATCTGATCCAGCGGTTTCCGGCGGGGCCCTTCGCGATCTCACTGAACGATGTTTCGGGGATTCTGTCGACGATCGCCCTGTCTATCATCATGGTGCTTCGCGCCAGCAGGACGAGCCGCGTGCAGGCGCAGCTCGAGGGCGAGCTGGAAGCCGCGCGCGAGGTGCAGCAGGTGATTCTTCCGGAGCAGATCGAGTTGGTGCCGGGCTTCGCGATCGAGAGCGTCTATGTCCCGGCGCAACAAGTTGGCGGCGACTTTTTCCAGATCGTGCCAATTGCTGGCGGGGGACTGCTTCTGGTGATCGGCGATGTGGCCGGGAAAGGCCTGCCGGCGGCCATGCTGGTGTCGGTTGTCGTCGGCGCCATCCGCGCCACGGCGGAGTTTACGCACAATCCTCAAGAGATCCTGGCGAGCCTCAATGAACGTCTGCTGGGACGGTCGCGAGGAGGATTCTCGACGGCGCTGGCTGCGTATTTCTCGCCGGATGGTTTTGTCGAGATAGCCAATGCGGGCCATCTGTCTCCTTACATCGACGGACAGGAACTGGACCTGGAGGGCGCGCTGCCGCTCGGAATCCTGAGCCGCTCGGCGTTTCCGGTGAGGCGCGTGCTCCTCCCGGAAGGCAGCCGAGTCACCTTTTATTCCGACGGCGTCGTCGAGGCACAGAATGGCGAGGGAGAACTGTTCGGGTTCGATCGCAGCCAGAAGATTGCAACCCATCCGGCGACTGAGATCGCTGCCGCGGCCAAGCACTTCGGCCAGTCGGATGATATTACCGTCGTGGCCATCACGAGGACGACCCCTGTGGCCATCCACGTTGCCGCCTGA
- a CDS encoding SgcJ/EcaC family oxidoreductase — protein sequence MGILLIHSPRNGPDYLCPKGVFLMRPIHLYLSIYCVATVVTLTTLHVSAQEPRLGDEQAIRQRFADLDTAWSHHDAQQITNAQTAVADADYINLTGGWIKGREPFVGVMTKLQAGPFHDIQRHTVVEKIRFIRPDVAVVITTNVDRHGDGPPSESRSTYILSKEGGRWLLNSFQNTQVAAPPDASRPPQSTPRTPQ from the coding sequence ATGGGAATATTGCTCATCCATAGTCCACGTAATGGTCCCGACTATCTTTGCCCAAAAGGAGTTTTCCTCATGCGCCCGATTCACCTTTATCTATCTATCTACTGCGTTGCTACCGTAGTGACGCTTACAACGCTTCACGTCTCAGCCCAGGAGCCCCGTCTGGGTGACGAACAGGCAATTAGGCAACGCTTCGCCGACCTGGACACAGCCTGGAGTCATCATGACGCTCAGCAAATCACCAATGCGCAGACGGCGGTAGCGGATGCAGATTACATCAACCTCACTGGCGGCTGGATAAAAGGTCGGGAACCTTTTGTGGGGGTCATGACCAAACTCCAGGCCGGACCGTTTCACGATATTCAGAGGCACACAGTTGTCGAGAAGATCCGCTTCATCCGTCCCGACGTCGCCGTTGTTATCACCACAAACGTCGATCGTCACGGCGATGGGCCACCCAGCGAATCACGAAGCACGTACATCTTGAGCAAAGAGGGAGGGCGCTGGCTTTTGAACTCCTTCCAGAACACTCAGGTCGCTGCACCTCCAGATGCGTCGCGACCTCCGCAAAGCACCCCTCGCACGCCACAGTAG
- a CDS encoding MFS transporter, which yields MATAPTSPAPEPLSMGAVLRIPAMRRLWYAQIVSTFGDFLALFAVIGIMTFKLAATPQQVIGVQIAYLVPIAILGIVAGVFVDRWPLKPTMVASDLIRAALVLLLLFATRVSHYYAVLAAISVVSSFFGPAQGVALRSIVPFHGLRSANALMQQVMFVMRIAGPFVAAMLVSAFGAKSCYYADAVSFVASGCLIASVAFGKLTAPVTPATPAAASEATGVTRIWLDMKQGFDFIIHHAALLFTLLALSSGMFVLGCFGPLIAVYVRDSLHASTRTFGFASSAIGIGMLCGINGLTVFARKVKNTYLVYAGLSGIAAGLVLLTLVTRFWTTIAGDFAIGLSVSGIIIPAQTLIQQETPPPLMGRVGSTVMSFIFGAQILGLIVSSVLAERIGVRHVFAVCAALLAVLVVVGRLWMEPRESA from the coding sequence ATGGCCACCGCTCCAACCTCGCCGGCACCCGAACCTCTCTCCATGGGCGCGGTCCTCCGCATCCCCGCGATGCGTCGCCTCTGGTACGCCCAGATCGTCTCCACCTTTGGCGATTTCCTCGCGCTCTTCGCCGTCATCGGCATCATGACCTTCAAACTGGCCGCCACGCCCCAGCAGGTCATCGGCGTTCAGATCGCCTATCTCGTCCCCATCGCCATCCTCGGCATCGTCGCCGGAGTCTTCGTCGACCGCTGGCCGCTCAAGCCCACCATGGTCGCCAGCGACCTCATCCGCGCCGCCCTCGTCCTGCTTCTCCTCTTCGCCACCCGCGTCAGCCACTACTACGCCGTCCTCGCTGCCATCAGCGTCGTCTCCAGCTTCTTCGGCCCCGCACAGGGAGTCGCCCTTCGCTCCATCGTCCCCTTTCACGGCCTCCGCTCCGCCAACGCCCTCATGCAGCAGGTCATGTTCGTGATGCGCATCGCCGGCCCCTTCGTCGCCGCCATGCTCGTCTCCGCCTTCGGAGCCAAAAGCTGCTACTACGCCGACGCCGTCAGCTTCGTCGCCTCCGGATGCCTCATCGCCAGCGTCGCCTTCGGCAAGCTCACTGCTCCCGTCACGCCCGCGACACCCGCCGCCGCATCCGAAGCCACCGGAGTCACCCGCATCTGGCTCGACATGAAGCAGGGCTTCGACTTCATCATCCATCACGCGGCCCTTCTCTTCACCCTGCTGGCCCTGTCCTCCGGAATGTTCGTCCTCGGCTGCTTCGGCCCGCTCATCGCCGTCTACGTCCGCGATAGCCTCCACGCCTCTACCCGCACCTTCGGCTTCGCCAGCTCCGCCATCGGCATCGGCATGCTCTGCGGCATCAACGGCCTCACCGTCTTCGCCAGGAAGGTCAAGAACACCTACCTCGTCTACGCAGGCCTCTCCGGAATCGCCGCCGGCCTCGTCCTGCTCACTCTCGTCACCCGCTTCTGGACCACGATCGCCGGAGACTTCGCCATCGGCCTCTCCGTCTCGGGCATCATCATCCCCGCCCAGACCCTCATCCAGCAGGAGACCCCGCCGCCCCTCATGGGCCGCGTAGGCTCGACCGTCATGTCCTTCATCTTCGGAGCCCAGATCCTGGGCCTGATCGTCTCGAGCGTACTCGCCGAGCGCATAGGCGTCCGCCACGTCTTCGCCGTCTGCGCCGCCCTCCTCGCTGTCCTGGTCGTCGTAGGCCGCCTCTGGATGGAGCCCCGCGAGTCCGCCTGA
- the hemL gene encoding glutamate-1-semialdehyde 2,1-aminomutase: MSSSSSRVLTRSRALQQRAESFLPGGVDSPVRAFRAVGGDPPFVERADGAYLYDADGNRYLDFFGSWGPMILGHAFPPVTEAIQSAAARGASFGASHAGEADLAELVQRCFPSVKKMRFVSSGTEACMSAIRLARGFTGRSFVIKFEGCYHGHADALLVKAGSGVATFGIPGSAGVPAETAMHTLALPYNDLAAVELAFENHQDQIACIIVEPVVGNAGTILPAAGYLQGLRELATRYGALLILDEVMTGFRLSLGGAQELYRIEPDLTTLGKIVGGGLPCGAFGGREDVMNFLAPLGPVYQAGTLSGNPLAMAAGIAQLSHLIAHADVIYPHLEMTTRSIAEGVAALAAEVGISITTNRVGSMFTWFFTPMPVEDFAQAAMSDTAAFARFHRAMLDAGVWLPPSQYEAAFVSMAHGPEEVAFALSAARQALAAVWCRCGGTPPSP, encoded by the coding sequence ATGTCATCTTCCAGTTCACGCGTTCTTACCCGTTCCAGGGCGTTGCAACAGCGAGCGGAGTCCTTTCTGCCGGGTGGTGTCGATTCGCCGGTCCGGGCGTTCCGGGCGGTTGGCGGCGATCCGCCGTTTGTCGAGCGTGCGGATGGTGCTTATCTCTACGATGCAGATGGGAACCGATACCTGGACTTCTTCGGTTCCTGGGGACCGATGATCCTGGGGCATGCGTTTCCTCCGGTTACGGAGGCGATTCAGTCTGCCGCGGCTCGTGGAGCGAGCTTTGGGGCGAGTCATGCGGGTGAGGCGGATCTGGCGGAGTTGGTGCAGCGATGCTTTCCGTCGGTGAAGAAGATGCGGTTCGTCAGCTCAGGGACCGAGGCCTGCATGTCGGCGATTCGGCTCGCGAGGGGATTTACGGGACGATCGTTCGTGATCAAGTTCGAGGGCTGCTATCACGGACATGCGGATGCTCTGCTGGTGAAGGCTGGTTCGGGCGTCGCGACGTTTGGGATTCCGGGTTCGGCTGGAGTTCCTGCCGAGACGGCGATGCATACCTTGGCACTGCCTTACAACGATCTGGCTGCTGTTGAGCTTGCGTTCGAGAATCATCAGGATCAGATTGCCTGCATCATCGTGGAGCCGGTGGTGGGAAATGCCGGAACAATTTTGCCGGCGGCCGGGTATTTACAGGGTCTTCGTGAGTTGGCTACCAGGTATGGTGCGCTTCTGATTCTGGATGAGGTGATGACGGGGTTTCGGTTGTCGCTTGGTGGGGCGCAGGAGCTTTATCGGATCGAGCCGGATCTGACGACGCTGGGAAAGATCGTTGGCGGTGGACTGCCTTGTGGAGCGTTCGGCGGGCGGGAGGATGTGATGAACTTCCTCGCTCCGCTTGGGCCGGTGTACCAGGCCGGGACGCTCTCGGGGAATCCGCTGGCGATGGCGGCCGGGATCGCGCAGCTTTCCCACCTGATCGCACATGCGGATGTGATCTATCCGCATCTGGAGATGACGACGCGGTCGATCGCGGAGGGCGTCGCGGCGCTGGCTGCCGAGGTTGGGATCTCGATTACGACTAACCGGGTCGGGTCGATGTTTACGTGGTTCTTTACGCCGATGCCAGTTGAGGACTTTGCGCAGGCTGCGATGTCCGATACGGCGGCGTTTGCGCGTTTTCATCGGGCTATGCTCGATGCGGGAGTGTGGCTTCCTCCTTCGCAGTACGAGGCTGCGTTTGTGTCGATGGCGCATGGGCCGGAAGAGGTGGCGTTTGCACTTTCGGCGGCTCGTCAGGCTTTAGCCGCGGTTTGGTGCCGCTGCGGGGGTACCCCCCCCTCCCCATAG
- the purM gene encoding phosphoribosylformylglycinamidine cyclo-ligase, whose amino-acid sequence MERRAASAQTLEIVPAKEQKTPAKKASVSYADAGVDISSGDRSKQRIKMLARKTFNKNVLSEIGGFGGLFGLDLEKFPNPVLVSSADGVGTKLKVAFELGIHHTVGQDLVNHCVNDIAVQGATPLFFLDYLATGALDPAIIETVVTGISEACRANGCALIGGETAQMPGFYSDGEYDLAGFIVGAVSRDKIITGSTIEVGDVLIGLPSNGLHTNGYSLARKLLFEVAKYGPDQYVNELKDKTGAALMRTHRSYLAIIKKLCSSEVVSGMAHITGGGITENLPRILPKGMGASIDLASWQVPPLFEHLQELGNVEKDEMLRTFNMGIGLICVVPAEKVKKAKAVLNRANERHCILGRVVRGERKVSYTG is encoded by the coding sequence ATGGAGCGTCGCGCCGCCAGCGCGCAGACCCTTGAGATCGTTCCGGCCAAGGAACAGAAGACTCCTGCAAAGAAGGCATCGGTCAGCTATGCCGACGCGGGCGTGGATATCTCAAGCGGCGACCGCAGCAAGCAGCGCATCAAGATGCTCGCCCGCAAGACGTTCAACAAGAACGTCCTCAGTGAGATCGGCGGCTTCGGTGGTCTCTTCGGCCTCGACCTCGAGAAGTTCCCCAATCCCGTCCTCGTCTCGAGCGCTGATGGCGTCGGAACCAAGCTAAAGGTCGCCTTCGAGCTTGGCATCCACCACACCGTCGGTCAGGACCTCGTCAACCATTGTGTGAACGACATCGCGGTGCAGGGCGCAACACCCCTCTTCTTTCTCGACTACCTCGCGACCGGCGCGCTCGATCCAGCCATCATCGAGACTGTGGTAACGGGTATCTCGGAAGCCTGCCGCGCAAACGGATGCGCCCTCATCGGCGGCGAAACTGCCCAGATGCCCGGCTTCTACTCGGATGGCGAGTACGACCTTGCCGGTTTCATCGTCGGTGCGGTCAGCCGCGACAAGATCATCACGGGCTCGACCATCGAAGTCGGCGATGTGCTGATCGGTCTTCCGTCGAACGGTCTACACACCAATGGCTACTCGCTGGCCCGCAAGCTCCTGTTCGAGGTCGCGAAGTACGGTCCGGATCAATACGTCAACGAGTTGAAGGATAAGACCGGCGCGGCGCTGATGCGCACGCACCGCAGTTATCTCGCCATCATCAAGAAGCTCTGCTCGTCCGAAGTTGTGAGCGGCATGGCCCACATCACCGGCGGAGGGATCACGGAGAATCTGCCGAGAATCCTGCCGAAGGGGATGGGCGCGAGCATCGATCTCGCCTCCTGGCAGGTTCCGCCCCTTTTCGAGCATCTCCAGGAACTCGGCAACGTCGAAAAGGACGAGATGCTCCGTACTTTCAACATGGGCATTGGCCTCATCTGCGTTGTTCCGGCCGAAAAGGTGAAGAAGGCTAAAGCTGTCCTTAACCGGGCAAACGAGCGGCACTGCATCCTAGGACGCGTGGTACGCGGCGAACGGAAGGTCAGCTACACCGGATGA
- the purN gene encoding phosphoribosylglycinamide formyltransferase, whose protein sequence is MTRIGILLSGRGSNFVAIAEAIRDGSLPHVEIAIVLSNREDAGGLEAARAMGIPARAIISKGMKRAEHDALMIQALRGARVELVCLAGYMRVLTPDFVGAFPGAILNIHPSLLPSFVGLDVQQAALDFGVKVAGCTVHFVDEAVDHGVIVLQRTVDVLDEDTTETLSARILVEEHKAYPEAIRRVVSGDYTAVGRRYIRLT, encoded by the coding sequence ATGACGCGGATCGGAATCCTGTTAAGCGGGCGTGGATCGAACTTCGTGGCCATTGCCGAAGCTATTCGAGACGGGTCTCTACCCCATGTCGAGATCGCGATCGTTCTCTCAAACCGGGAGGACGCCGGTGGTCTCGAAGCCGCCCGCGCAATGGGAATCCCAGCCCGCGCAATCATTTCCAAGGGCATGAAGCGGGCCGAGCATGATGCGCTGATGATCCAGGCGCTACGCGGGGCTCGCGTTGAACTTGTCTGCCTTGCCGGATACATGCGAGTCCTGACCCCGGATTTCGTCGGAGCGTTCCCGGGTGCTATCCTCAACATCCACCCATCGCTCCTGCCGTCCTTTGTGGGGCTTGATGTCCAACAAGCAGCGCTCGACTTCGGCGTCAAAGTAGCTGGCTGCACCGTCCATTTCGTCGATGAAGCTGTGGATCACGGAGTCATCGTGCTCCAGCGGACCGTGGATGTGCTGGACGAGGATACAACCGAGACGCTCTCGGCACGGATCCTTGTCGAGGAGCACAAGGCATACCCCGAGGCAATCCGCCGCGTAGTCAGCGGCGACTATACAGCCGTCGGCCGCCGGTACATCCGGCTCACCTAG
- a CDS encoding site-2 protease family protein has protein sequence MTPQELQTDSPATFKASSETSILIEAAVPISNCPECSLWLPPGTLQCPECHMIIYSAHLHRIATAAAQQEAASEWGPARATWQQALAWLPPESSQAKSVCDHIAQIDARFRSEDERKARWTKRLGPLAPIAFFLLKAKTFLFAIFKLKFLFSFLAFFGVYWALFGWRFGLGFTSAILIHEIGHYIAARRYGLKVDLPLFIPGLGAYVRWYHEGVSVEILSGIALAGPLFGLFTAVGFVTLAHVYSSQLFLALAYSAAFLNLFNLVPVLGLDGAQATFALNRLQRYLLIVTSVLLYALLREWVFLAIAAGMTWRAVRGPSPEQPSSRAMIVFTLLLFALGAIMWAAPDLTRGNYGMFNS, from the coding sequence GTGACTCCGCAAGAACTTCAGACCGATTCTCCAGCCACCTTCAAGGCCTCCAGCGAGACCTCGATCCTCATCGAAGCGGCTGTTCCGATTAGTAACTGCCCCGAGTGTTCGCTGTGGCTTCCTCCCGGCACGCTGCAATGCCCGGAATGTCACATGATTATTTATAGTGCGCACCTGCATCGTATCGCCACGGCCGCCGCGCAGCAGGAGGCGGCGTCGGAGTGGGGCCCGGCGCGCGCGACATGGCAGCAGGCGCTTGCCTGGCTTCCACCTGAGTCGTCCCAGGCTAAATCCGTGTGCGATCACATCGCCCAGATCGACGCCCGTTTCCGGTCAGAAGACGAGCGGAAGGCTCGCTGGACCAAGCGGCTTGGCCCGCTCGCGCCGATTGCCTTTTTTCTGCTAAAGGCAAAGACGTTTCTCTTCGCGATCTTCAAGCTGAAGTTCCTTTTCAGCTTTCTGGCGTTCTTCGGAGTGTACTGGGCGCTGTTCGGCTGGCGATTCGGGTTGGGATTCACCAGCGCGATCCTCATCCACGAGATCGGCCACTACATCGCCGCGCGGCGCTACGGTCTCAAGGTTGATCTGCCGCTCTTTATCCCTGGTCTCGGTGCCTATGTGCGGTGGTATCACGAGGGTGTCTCTGTTGAGATTCTCTCGGGTATTGCCCTTGCGGGTCCGCTGTTCGGACTCTTTACCGCTGTCGGCTTCGTGACTCTTGCTCATGTTTACAGCTCGCAGCTTTTCCTGGCGTTAGCATACTCGGCGGCATTTCTTAACTTGTTCAATCTTGTCCCGGTGCTCGGGCTTGATGGTGCACAGGCCACTTTCGCTCTCAACCGGTTGCAGCGGTACCTGCTCATCGTGACGTCGGTCCTGCTTTATGCGCTGCTACGGGAATGGGTCTTTCTCGCTATCGCTGCAGGGATGACATGGCGTGCTGTTCGCGGTCCTTCGCCGGAGCAGCCAAGCAGCCGCGCAATGATCGTTTTCACTCTGCTGCTCTTTGCGCTGGGAGCAATCATGTGGGCTGCTCCCGACCTCACACGCGGAAACTACGGCATGTTCAACAGCTAG